A part of Pirellulales bacterium genomic DNA contains:
- a CDS encoding TolC family protein: MSRPCHLPWIATASLLLLAAGCAPTQPFYFFEKGDLSHYVGMATKIEAPDVKNASLAEVQDAEAPLTLTNSKYEKVWDLSLEEAVHTALENSKIMRTLGARFASQGGTRPQVGDAPSVLLTTPQSVTSVYDPAIIETNPNLGVEGALSNFDAVLASSFTWEHDNQPQNALLSVGSIQQRISLQDIDTMTTGLSKRSAVGGTYAITSQQIYTDSNSPLRESAHDNQNILDFTLQQRLLRGGGLLFNEINGPLDAGPIGVGNAGNTLPAFRGVMISRINMDISLADFEAGVRNLVDDTENAYWEVYFAYRALAAAEVGRDSALTTWQKIKALSDVNAKGGEADKEAESRNQYFTFRAQVEQALTDLYRMENRLRYLMGLAATDGRLIRPKDEPTTAKVVFDWHDVHEEALARSVELRKEKWKIKQLELELIASKNLLLPNLDFEGRYRLFGLGEDLIRNDGTSYRGTPSESIIGTDATATMANASFREWNLGLNFSMPLGFRKELTQIRSQQLLLTREKNIMQDQELELSHQITDAIRNLDLNYRLMETNFNRRMASEQEVAAVTVAYDAGTVTLDLLLQAQQRRSDAEAAYYRSLIDYNRGIAQVHFVKGSLLEYDDVFLAEGPWPGKAYFDAHRLARARDAGMNINYGYSRPSVFSTGPIAQHADFGGDSETVPGTPTPAEEQIGPGQPSETQPSGAAPNGAMPSGEEPKKSPSSVRKPKALRGDGPMLGSADGIDDAGSIRPLSAIGPASDAPQPSESRSTNGAKSLRWGSASNTGGGAAGDSAGAETSTLPIASTSSSNWHAKN, from the coding sequence ATGAGCCGGCCTTGCCATTTGCCCTGGATCGCGACCGCGTCTCTCCTGCTGCTGGCAGCCGGCTGCGCGCCGACGCAGCCGTTCTATTTCTTCGAGAAGGGAGACCTCTCACACTACGTCGGTATGGCGACCAAGATTGAGGCCCCGGACGTCAAGAATGCCAGCCTGGCCGAAGTGCAAGATGCCGAGGCGCCGCTGACGCTCACCAACAGCAAATACGAGAAGGTCTGGGACCTTTCGCTCGAGGAAGCGGTGCACACCGCGCTGGAAAACAGCAAGATCATGCGCACGCTCGGAGCGCGGTTCGCCTCGCAAGGGGGCACGCGGCCGCAAGTCGGGGATGCGCCCTCCGTCTTGCTCACAACGCCGCAATCGGTCACGAGCGTCTACGATCCGGCCATCATCGAAACGAACCCCAATCTTGGCGTGGAGGGCGCGCTGAGCAATTTCGACGCCGTGCTCGCCAGCAGCTTCACCTGGGAACACGACAATCAGCCGCAAAACGCCCTGCTCTCCGTCGGGTCCATTCAGCAGCGCATCTCGCTGCAAGACATCGACACGATGACCACCGGCCTATCCAAACGAAGCGCCGTCGGCGGGACCTACGCGATCACGTCGCAACAGATCTATACCGACAGCAACAGCCCGCTGCGCGAATCGGCGCACGACAATCAGAACATCCTCGATTTCACCTTGCAGCAACGGCTGCTCCGCGGCGGCGGCTTGCTATTCAACGAGATCAACGGCCCGCTCGACGCGGGGCCCATAGGCGTCGGCAACGCGGGCAACACGCTGCCGGCATTCCGCGGCGTGATGATCTCGCGGATCAACATGGACATCAGCCTGGCCGATTTCGAGGCCGGCGTGCGGAACCTGGTGGACGACACGGAAAACGCCTACTGGGAAGTCTATTTTGCCTATCGCGCCTTGGCGGCGGCCGAGGTGGGACGCGACAGCGCGCTGACCACCTGGCAGAAGATCAAGGCCTTGTCCGACGTGAACGCGAAGGGGGGCGAGGCCGACAAGGAGGCCGAATCGCGCAATCAATACTTCACCTTCCGCGCCCAGGTCGAACAGGCCCTGACCGACCTTTACCGAATGGAGAACCGGCTCCGCTATTTGATGGGCCTGGCAGCGACCGATGGGCGGCTGATCCGGCCCAAGGACGAGCCAACCACCGCGAAAGTGGTCTTCGATTGGCACGACGTTCACGAAGAAGCCCTGGCCCGCAGCGTCGAGCTGCGCAAGGAGAAGTGGAAGATCAAGCAGCTCGAGCTGGAGTTGATCGCCTCGAAGAACCTGCTGCTGCCGAACCTCGACTTCGAAGGCCGTTATCGGCTCTTCGGCCTGGGCGAAGACTTGATTCGCAACGACGGCACCTCGTATCGCGGCACGCCGAGCGAATCGATCATCGGCACCGACGCCACCGCGACCATGGCCAACGCCAGCTTCCGCGAATGGAATCTCGGCTTGAATTTCAGCATGCCGCTCGGCTTCCGCAAGGAACTCACGCAAATCCGCAGCCAGCAGCTCCTGCTGACGCGTGAAAAGAACATCATGCAAGACCAGGAGCTGGAACTCTCGCATCAGATTACCGACGCGATCCGAAACCTCGATCTGAATTATCGCTTGATGGAGACCAACTTCAATCGGCGCATGGCGAGCGAGCAGGAAGTGGCGGCCGTGACGGTCGCCTACGACGCCGGCACCGTGACGCTCGATCTCCTCTTGCAGGCCCAGCAGCGGCGGTCCGACGCCGAGGCGGCCTATTATCGCTCGCTCATCGACTACAATCGCGGCATCGCGCAGGTGCATTTCGTCAAGGGCTCGCTGCTCGAATACGACGACGTGTTCCTGGCCGAAGGTCCGTGGCCGGGCAAGGCCTACTTCGATGCCCATCGCTTGGCGCGGGCCCGCGACGCCGGCATGAACATCAACTACGGCTACTCGCGGCCCAGTGTTTTCAGCACGGGCCCGATCGCCCAGCACGCCGATTTCGGAGGAGATTCGGAAACGGTCCCCGGCACGCCGACGCCGGCCGAAGAGCAAATCGGCCCCGGGCAGCCGTCCGAAACGCAGCCGAGCGGCGCGGCACCAAATGGCGCGATGCCGAGCGGCGAAGAGCCGAAGAAGAGTCCGTCGTCGGTCCGCAAGCCGAAGGCGCTGAGGGGCGACGGTCCCATGCTCGGTTCGGCGGACGGAATAGACGATGCCGGATCGATTCGCCCTCTGTCGGCGATCGGCCCGGCCAGCGATGCGCCGCAGCCGTCCGAAAGCAGATCGACTAACGGGGCGAAATCGCTGCGATGGGGAAGCGCTTCCAACACCGGCGGCGGCGCGGCAGGCGACAGTGCCGGCGCCGAAACGTCAACGCTACCGATCGCCTCGACATCCAGCTCCAATTGGCACGCGAAGAATTAG